In a single window of the Paenibacillus sp. MMS20-IR301 genome:
- the mutS gene encoding DNA mismatch repair protein MutS encodes MANYTPMIQQYLKVKEGAKDAFLFFRLGDFYEMFFEDALLASKELEITLTGRDGGVGEKIPMCGVPYHAAEGYIQRLIEKGYKVAICEQLDDPAVTKGMVRRDIVRVVTPGTVMDGKIITDKSNNYLVCVTEEDGMMALAACDLTTGELYVTSVLASTEWLRDEIGIYEPAEIIGDAALLEQLRSEASLLAKPVVYTPWDKQEEALARRQFGEAAWVRLEKERGHCLSLLISYFSETQRRSLGQLTQISPYEPGNYMILDPFTRRNLELTETVRERSKKGSLLWLLDRTETSMGGRLLRRRIDKPLLQRAPIERRLEAVDYLYNQFIVREDLRGALKEIYDLERLVGRIAFGSANGRDMNALKLSLAQIPDLKELCLSSGSATLREIGASMDVCAELREDIEQAIVEDAPVSVRDGGIIRSGYHERLDELRQASSSGKQWIAELEAKERQVTGIKSLKIGYNKIFGYYIEITRANLSSLPEGRYERKQTLANAERYVTPELKEKEALILEAQDKMTDLEYSLFTELRERISAQVPRLQALAEKVAEIDVYQCLAAVSAEHRFVKPKLSDGYDLRLEGGRHPVVEAVLKDSAFIANGSTLSKDEGNILLITGPNMAGKSTYMRQVALICIMAQIGCFVPAASAEVPLIDRIFTRIGAADDLIGGQSTFMVEMADIQVMTEKATARSLIIIDELGRGTSTSEGMAIAQAVIEYVHDTIACKALVSTHFHELAHLEQSLQGLRNYSMAVQESGDKVNFLRKLVPGAADSSYGIYCARLAGLPEGIIDRAYGLLQSIEQASPPGSVPLNYGAGYNEHSGSGPVIREQQGAHLMPDLEVAAAAELEAAASLASPAGEADNEVVQLSIFGEEEPRRNRKGGAIASPAKENPLLKELISAVQGADLMNMTPLQAMGLLNELKLKAREL; translated from the coding sequence ATGGCAAACTATACGCCGATGATTCAGCAGTATTTAAAGGTTAAGGAAGGAGCCAAGGACGCTTTCCTTTTCTTTCGTCTGGGCGATTTCTATGAAATGTTCTTTGAGGATGCGCTGCTTGCGTCCAAGGAGCTTGAGATTACGTTAACCGGCCGCGACGGCGGAGTAGGAGAGAAGATTCCAATGTGCGGTGTGCCGTATCATGCCGCCGAAGGATATATCCAGCGCCTGATTGAAAAAGGCTACAAGGTCGCCATCTGTGAGCAGCTTGATGATCCGGCCGTGACGAAGGGAATGGTCCGCCGTGATATAGTCCGGGTGGTAACCCCGGGTACAGTGATGGATGGCAAGATCATTACGGATAAAAGCAATAACTACCTCGTCTGCGTTACAGAAGAGGATGGAATGATGGCGCTGGCTGCCTGTGATTTAACGACAGGTGAGCTGTATGTCACCTCTGTACTCGCCAGCACCGAATGGCTGCGGGACGAGATCGGGATCTATGAACCGGCGGAGATTATCGGTGATGCGGCACTGCTAGAGCAGCTTCGCAGTGAGGCTTCCCTGCTCGCGAAGCCGGTAGTCTATACCCCGTGGGACAAGCAGGAAGAGGCTTTGGCCCGCCGCCAGTTCGGCGAAGCGGCCTGGGTCCGGCTGGAGAAGGAACGCGGGCACTGTCTCTCGCTTCTGATCTCCTATTTCAGTGAGACCCAGCGCCGGTCGCTGGGACAGCTTACCCAGATTTCGCCATATGAGCCGGGCAACTATATGATTCTCGACCCGTTCACCCGGCGTAATCTGGAGCTGACGGAAACGGTACGGGAACGTTCCAAAAAAGGCTCGCTCCTCTGGCTCCTCGACCGCACCGAGACCTCCATGGGCGGCCGTCTGCTGCGCCGCCGGATTGACAAGCCGCTGCTGCAGCGGGCGCCGATTGAGCGCCGGCTGGAAGCGGTAGACTATCTGTACAACCAGTTTATTGTCCGTGAGGATCTGCGCGGTGCGCTGAAAGAGATTTATGATCTGGAGCGGTTGGTCGGACGTATTGCCTTCGGCAGCGCAAACGGGCGGGATATGAATGCGCTGAAGCTGTCCTTGGCCCAGATTCCGGATCTGAAGGAGCTGTGCCTGTCCTCTGGATCTGCCACGCTCCGGGAGATCGGGGCGTCGATGGATGTCTGTGCGGAGCTGCGTGAGGATATTGAGCAGGCCATTGTCGAGGATGCGCCGGTCTCGGTCCGTGACGGCGGAATTATCCGCAGCGGCTATCATGAGCGGCTGGATGAGCTGCGTCAGGCCAGCAGCAGCGGCAAGCAGTGGATTGCGGAGCTTGAAGCCAAGGAACGCCAGGTGACGGGGATTAAATCCCTTAAGATCGGCTATAACAAAATCTTCGGTTATTACATTGAAATTACCCGCGCGAACCTGTCGTCGCTGCCGGAAGGCCGGTATGAGCGCAAGCAGACGCTGGCTAACGCCGAGCGTTATGTTACACCGGAGCTGAAGGAGAAGGAAGCGCTGATTCTGGAAGCCCAGGATAAGATGACTGACCTTGAATACAGCCTGTTCACCGAATTGCGCGAACGGATCAGCGCCCAGGTGCCGCGTCTTCAGGCGCTTGCCGAGAAGGTTGCGGAGATTGATGTGTATCAGTGCCTTGCAGCAGTCAGTGCGGAGCACCGGTTCGTGAAGCCGAAGCTGTCCGACGGCTATGATCTGCGGCTCGAAGGCGGACGCCATCCGGTGGTTGAGGCTGTGCTTAAGGATTCGGCGTTTATTGCCAACGGCAGCACGCTGAGCAAGGATGAGGGCAATATCCTTTTGATTACCGGGCCGAACATGGCGGGTAAAAGCACGTACATGCGCCAGGTGGCGCTCATCTGCATTATGGCCCAGATCGGCTGCTTTGTTCCGGCAGCCAGTGCCGAGGTGCCGCTGATTGACCGTATCTTCACGCGGATCGGTGCAGCAGATGACCTGATTGGCGGCCAGAGTACGTTCATGGTCGAGATGGCCGATATCCAGGTGATGACGGAAAAGGCAACCGCGCGCAGTCTGATTATCATCGACGAGCTGGGCCGGGGAACTTCCACCAGTGAGGGCATGGCAATTGCCCAGGCAGTGATCGAATATGTGCATGATACCATTGCCTGCAAGGCGCTGGTCTCAACACATTTCCACGAGCTGGCCCATCTGGAACAGAGTCTTCAAGGCCTCCGCAACTATTCAATGGCGGTGCAGGAGAGCGGGGACAAGGTGAACTTCCTGCGTAAGCTCGTTCCGGGAGCTGCCGACAGCAGCTATGGGATTTACTGTGCCAGATTAGCCGGACTGCCGGAAGGCATTATCGACCGTGCTTACGGTCTGCTGCAGAGCATCGAGCAGGCGTCGCCTCCGGGCAGCGTGCCGCTGAATTACGGTGCAGGCTACAATGAACATTCCGGCAGCGGGCCGGTTATCCGTGAGCAGCAGGGTGCACACCTGATGCCGGATTTGGAAGTTGCCGCAGCAGCTGAGCTGGAAGCAGCGGCTTCACTTGCTTCTCCGGCGGGAGAAGCGGACAATGAGGTGGTGCAGCTCTCCATCTTTGGTGAGGAGGAGCCGCGCAGGAACCGCAAGGGCGGGGCCATCGCATCTCCAGCCAAGGAGAATCCGCTGCTTA
- a CDS encoding putative amidoligase domain-containing protein, producing the protein MNEGIEVFRQLTPEGIIARLERCGIESGPGLAGKLRRANNRSSFGGNGKVSTNPGRQVPGSYKQHYRVLVFNLCVLECRGLGAGTLGGVIHTGNLRPESGGIKRGTGAYADGQGRESPERGERSRIEIRNRAYAEGRNQGAAERGMSSEAEGGYAADVEERHGLGAGDNGAISIDNYGSGSGTGSGGGAPAPRGTIGILHSTAVRTLYSLGLDSGEVELRALGGRRYAVTGIKPLMPAAGEPLPQPYRSAAQALDRALALEPPGRTGLLMGMDPEFLLLRESTGRVVPASRYLPTDGIAGCDAGPPGTYGVFPVAELRPAPRGEPRALLAQLMSAAAQADRLIADRSLRWRAGGMPLPGWALGGHLHFSGVTLCAPLLRALDNYLALPMMLLEDDRAAARRPRYGVLGDFRRQPHGGFEYRTLPSFLVSPVIAKGAVCLAHLIVSHYEDLPLRPLDREDLHAAFYSGNKAPLRAVWPQLEAQLRALGGYSAAARSVDPLLRSIAAQQTWDESRDIRSLWRTAPPVNALPQEVRR; encoded by the coding sequence ATGAATGAAGGAATTGAGGTATTCCGGCAGCTGACACCGGAAGGGATCATAGCCAGGCTTGAGCGCTGCGGAATCGAGTCCGGCCCCGGGCTGGCCGGTAAACTCCGGCGCGCAAATAACCGCAGCAGCTTCGGTGGTAACGGAAAAGTGAGTACAAATCCGGGCAGACAAGTCCCCGGGAGCTACAAGCAGCACTACAGGGTGCTGGTTTTCAACTTGTGTGTGCTGGAATGCCGCGGGCTTGGCGCCGGAACGTTAGGCGGGGTAATCCATACTGGGAATCTTCGTCCCGAAAGCGGCGGGATAAAGCGTGGAACTGGTGCCTATGCGGATGGACAAGGCCGGGAATCGCCAGAACGGGGAGAGCGCAGCAGGATAGAGATTAGAAATAGAGCATATGCGGAGGGACGCAATCAAGGAGCGGCAGAGCGGGGAATGAGCAGTGAAGCAGAAGGCGGATATGCGGCAGATGTGGAGGAAAGACACGGCTTAGGGGCAGGGGATAACGGGGCAATAAGCATAGATAACTATGGTAGTGGTTCGGGAACGGGCAGCGGAGGCGGTGCTCCTGCACCGCGCGGAACGATAGGGATTCTGCACAGCACTGCTGTGCGGACACTATACAGCCTGGGGCTGGACAGCGGCGAGGTGGAGCTACGGGCGCTGGGCGGGCGGCGGTATGCGGTGACAGGCATTAAGCCGTTAATGCCTGCTGCGGGAGAGCCGCTGCCGCAGCCGTACCGGTCCGCAGCGCAGGCGCTGGACCGGGCGCTGGCCCTTGAGCCGCCCGGGCGCACCGGGCTGCTGATGGGCATGGACCCGGAGTTTCTCCTGCTCCGGGAATCCACAGGCCGCGTCGTGCCGGCGTCGCGGTACCTGCCCACGGACGGCATCGCGGGCTGCGATGCCGGACCCCCGGGAACATACGGAGTGTTCCCGGTGGCGGAGCTGCGCCCTGCGCCGCGCGGGGAACCGCGCGCGCTGCTGGCGCAGCTGATGTCCGCCGCGGCGCAGGCGGACCGGTTAATTGCCGACCGCTCGCTGCGCTGGCGGGCGGGAGGTATGCCGCTGCCGGGCTGGGCGCTCGGCGGCCACCTCCACTTCAGCGGCGTGACGCTGTGCGCGCCGCTGCTGCGCGCGCTCGATAACTATCTCGCGCTGCCAATGATGCTGCTCGAGGACGACCGGGCGGCGGCCCGGCGTCCACGCTATGGCGTGCTCGGCGATTTCCGGCGGCAGCCGCATGGCGGCTTCGAGTACCGGACCCTGCCGAGCTTCCTGGTATCCCCGGTCATCGCCAAAGGCGCGGTCTGCCTGGCTCACCTGATCGTGAGCCATTATGAGGACCTGCCGCTGCGCCCGCTCGACCGGGAAGACCTGCATGCCGCCTTCTACAGCGGCAATAAAGCTCCGCTGCGCGCGGTCTGGCCGCAGCTGGAGGCTCAGCTGCGTGCGCTGGGCGGCTACAGTGCCGCTGCACGCAGCGTAGATCCGCTGCTGCGCTCCATTGCCGCGCAGCAGACCTGGGATGAGTCGCGTGATATCCGCAGCTTATGGCGGACCGCTCCGCCCGTCAATGCCCTCCCGCAGGAAGTCCGGCGTTAG
- a CDS encoding outer spore coat protein CotE, giving the protein MSLSHKRQTREIITKAICGKGRKFSTATHTVTPPHHPTSILGAWIINHQYEAVAAGNGIEVIGTYDVNIWYSYDKNKQTEVAKETVSYVELIPLSYLDPRHRASTAQVSAEATQEPNCVEAGVSPGGGSVTLRVEREFEAELVAETKVRVYVSDQSDDLEDKDYDFDGESFDYDDLDPDALDDEL; this is encoded by the coding sequence ATGTCATTAAGCCATAAACGTCAAACAAGGGAGATCATTACGAAGGCAATTTGCGGCAAAGGTCGTAAGTTCTCTACAGCAACCCATACCGTGACTCCGCCACATCATCCGACTAGTATTCTGGGGGCTTGGATTATCAACCACCAGTACGAAGCGGTTGCCGCCGGTAACGGAATCGAAGTAATCGGTACTTACGATGTAAACATCTGGTACTCGTACGACAAAAACAAACAGACCGAGGTTGCCAAGGAAACGGTCTCCTACGTGGAGCTTATTCCACTGTCGTATCTGGACCCGAGACACCGTGCCTCCACAGCACAGGTCTCTGCGGAGGCAACGCAGGAGCCTAATTGTGTGGAAGCCGGAGTATCACCGGGCGGCGGCAGTGTAACGCTGCGGGTAGAACGGGAGTTCGAGGCGGAACTGGTGGCTGAGACCAAGGTCCGCGTGTATGTCAGCGATCAGAGTGATGATCTGGAAGACAAGGATTATGACTTTGACGGTGAAAGCTTTGATTACGATGATCTGGACCCTGACGCCCTGGATGATGAGCTGTAA
- a CDS encoding HD-GYP domain-containing protein, with translation MRNLNNSNDQYIGKQLAANLFNQSGVFVLPALTLLSGEHIRLIGQHRIILEPHDVLQVDNAMFYQLAVDDCTAAMESIFEEMRHTKSKRLPMLELRNEVIPFIQQVSEKNDFYGILAALQSKDDYTYRHNVAVGIISTLLGKWLKLKPEELSMLTTAATLHDIGKVMIPADILTKAGPLSEEEYAQMKKHTTLGYEMIRDTVGTSHMQALVALQHHERMDGSGYPFGVLGHRITDFSKIVAVADVFHAMTSDRFYRSAAPLYEVLRQMDDNVYGKLDPYICSVFINKLMQSMIGNEVLLSDGRSGRIVMILVHDPLRPLVNIGEDFIDLSRHRQLGIVRVIPQ, from the coding sequence GTGAGGAATTTGAACAACAGTAATGATCAATATATCGGAAAACAGCTTGCAGCCAACCTTTTTAATCAGAGTGGTGTGTTCGTTCTGCCGGCCTTAACCCTGTTAAGCGGGGAGCATATCCGGCTGATCGGCCAGCACAGGATTATTCTGGAACCGCATGATGTGCTTCAGGTGGATAATGCCATGTTCTATCAGCTTGCTGTAGATGATTGTACGGCAGCGATGGAAAGTATCTTTGAAGAGATGCGTCACACCAAGAGCAAACGGCTTCCGATGTTAGAGCTCAGAAATGAAGTTATTCCTTTTATCCAGCAGGTAAGTGAGAAGAATGATTTTTACGGTATACTGGCTGCACTGCAGTCAAAGGATGATTATACATACAGGCATAATGTTGCAGTCGGAATTATCTCCACGCTGCTCGGGAAGTGGCTGAAGCTGAAGCCCGAGGAGCTGAGCATGCTGACGACTGCCGCCACGCTTCACGATATCGGCAAGGTGATGATTCCGGCAGACATCCTGACTAAAGCCGGTCCGCTGAGCGAGGAAGAATATGCGCAGATGAAGAAGCATACTACCCTGGGCTATGAAATGATCCGTGATACCGTAGGCACAAGCCACATGCAGGCGCTGGTTGCGCTGCAGCATCATGAGCGGATGGACGGCAGCGGCTATCCCTTTGGAGTACTGGGGCACCGGATTACCGATTTCAGTAAAATTGTAGCGGTAGCGGATGTGTTTCATGCCATGACCTCAGACCGCTTTTACCGCTCGGCTGCACCGCTGTATGAGGTGCTCAGGCAGATGGATGACAATGTCTACGGCAAGCTGGACCCTTATATCTGCAGTGTGTTCATTAACAAGCTGATGCAGTCGATGATCGGCAATGAGGTTCTGCTGTCAGACGGGCGTTCCGGCAGAATCGTAATGATCCTTGTCCATGATCCGCTGCGGCCGCTGGTGAACATCGGGGAGGATTTCATTGACCTGAGCCGCCACCGGCAGCTTGGGATAGTACGAGTGATTCCGCAGTAA
- a CDS encoding GNAT family N-acetyltransferase, whose amino-acid sequence MIRKLNEADRAPLMTLLQQNPAINLYIIGDVENFGMEQPFMELWGETDEPGGPVKAVMMRYYGSYICYADGPFDVEGFAELLSAADNADMLSGSTEVVGQFSKIISFSTEKHMYFAELKSLNERIYAAASPPGEFQTAAPQDVEDICSLTDQIVEFSGSSADSRQSLHTTLETGTGRTYFMTKNGQTAVTASTAAENSMSAMVIAVATHPDYRGQGLATRVVARLCADVLAEGKSLCLFYNNPKAGLIYKKLGFSDIGTWSMLYL is encoded by the coding sequence ATGATCCGCAAGTTGAATGAAGCTGACCGCGCCCCGCTGATGACGCTTTTGCAGCAGAATCCGGCCATAAATCTGTATATCATCGGGGATGTGGAGAATTTCGGAATGGAGCAGCCTTTTATGGAGCTGTGGGGTGAGACGGATGAGCCGGGTGGCCCGGTAAAAGCGGTGATGATGCGGTATTACGGTAGTTATATCTGTTATGCTGACGGTCCTTTTGATGTGGAGGGCTTCGCAGAGCTGCTCAGTGCAGCGGACAACGCGGACATGCTCTCCGGTTCCACTGAGGTAGTGGGCCAGTTCAGCAAGATCATAAGCTTCAGCACCGAAAAGCATATGTATTTCGCTGAGCTTAAGTCTCTGAATGAGCGGATTTATGCGGCGGCTTCTCCCCCGGGAGAATTCCAGACAGCTGCTCCTCAGGATGTGGAGGACATCTGCAGCCTTACCGATCAGATTGTTGAATTCTCCGGCAGCTCCGCCGACTCACGGCAATCCCTGCACACAACGCTGGAGACCGGCACCGGACGTACCTACTTCATGACAAAAAACGGTCAAACCGCCGTAACCGCATCAACTGCAGCTGAGAACTCCATGTCGGCAATGGTTATTGCCGTAGCCACTCATCCGGACTACCGGGGACAGGGCCTGGCTACACGGGTGGTTGCCCGCTTATGCGCTGATGTTCTGGCCGAAGGCAAGTCACTTTGCCTCTTCTACAACAATCCTAAGGCCGGCCTGATCTATAAAAAGCTCGGCTTCAGCGATATCGGCACCTGGTCGATGTTGTATTTGTAG